One Paraburkholderia agricolaris genomic region harbors:
- a CDS encoding type IV pilus secretin PilQ, giving the protein MSLMTSLGLTASRVGVRVHSGSGMRWSLPASARGGAFCGPPGSPVRSFFSILIVGVAISIGIAHASPPPLPVYMPVDDTLAPSDARYDIPPLPRGVGAEVPNPFSDESVDEPGLSRAVATTRIEPANDLTGAPNGPVLPEKHAGSAAVDGAEATTLEGPPVPLLPLARLSDAPKTPADAQLAADDKPISLNFQRAELGAVLNAFAEFTGLNVVASERVRGAVSLRLDKVPWRTAFDTLLDVNGLAMERRGNVIWVAPIAELAARERQRFEAHARAADLEPLASRTFELHYARAEDVRRLLTGAGNQRVLSRRGAATADPRTNLLFVTDLEGRLAQISALLASVDRPTRQVLIEARIVEGEHGFSRNLGVRLSMAATNADGTARGLTGGTDGTVYDLSARPISGFDAATAGLTLFAAGATRLLNIELSALEAEGRGEIVSSPRVVTADRMKAVVEQGTELPYQAKVGQGVSGVQFRRATLKLEVEPQIMPDGRVVLDLDVAKDSVGEQTDAGPAINTKHVQTRVEVEDGGTVSIGGIYATDDRDDVTRVPVLGKIPVLGALFRHRAHRDQRSELAIFITPRVVQTN; this is encoded by the coding sequence ATGAGTCTGATGACGTCGCTCGGCCTGACTGCGTCGCGCGTTGGGGTTCGTGTGCATTCTGGCTCAGGCATGCGCTGGAGTTTGCCGGCATCGGCGCGTGGAGGCGCCTTTTGCGGTCCGCCAGGCAGTCCGGTTCGCAGCTTCTTTAGCATCCTCATCGTCGGCGTGGCGATAAGCATCGGTATTGCGCACGCTTCGCCCCCGCCGCTACCCGTGTACATGCCGGTCGACGACACCCTTGCGCCGTCCGATGCTCGCTACGATATACCGCCGCTGCCGCGCGGCGTCGGCGCCGAAGTGCCCAACCCGTTCAGCGACGAGTCCGTCGATGAGCCCGGCCTATCGCGAGCGGTGGCGACCACCCGGATCGAACCCGCCAACGACCTTACCGGAGCCCCAAATGGCCCGGTGCTTCCAGAGAAGCACGCAGGGTCGGCGGCGGTCGACGGCGCCGAAGCTACGACGCTCGAAGGTCCGCCGGTGCCGCTGCTCCCACTTGCGCGCCTGAGCGATGCACCTAAAACGCCTGCAGACGCGCAACTCGCGGCCGACGACAAACCAATCTCGCTTAACTTTCAGCGCGCCGAACTCGGCGCGGTGCTCAACGCGTTCGCCGAGTTCACCGGGCTGAACGTCGTCGCGAGCGAGAGAGTGCGTGGCGCCGTCTCGTTGCGACTCGACAAGGTGCCGTGGCGCACCGCGTTCGACACCCTGCTCGACGTCAACGGGCTGGCAATGGAGCGCCGTGGCAACGTGATCTGGGTCGCGCCGATCGCGGAGCTGGCCGCGCGTGAAAGACAGCGTTTCGAAGCACACGCGAGAGCCGCCGATCTTGAGCCTCTCGCAAGCCGCACGTTCGAGCTGCATTACGCGCGTGCCGAAGACGTGCGGCGCCTGCTGACCGGTGCGGGAAATCAGCGCGTGCTATCCAGACGCGGCGCCGCGACCGCCGATCCGCGCACCAACCTGCTGTTCGTCACCGACCTCGAAGGCCGCCTTGCGCAAATCAGTGCGTTGCTTGCGTCCGTTGACCGGCCGACCCGTCAGGTGTTGATCGAGGCGCGCATCGTCGAGGGTGAGCATGGCTTTTCGCGTAACCTCGGCGTGCGGCTTTCCATGGCGGCCACCAACGCCGACGGTACCGCCCGAGGCTTGACAGGTGGCACGGACGGCACCGTGTACGATCTGTCGGCGCGGCCGATTTCGGGTTTTGACGCCGCCACCGCCGGGCTGACCTTGTTCGCGGCCGGGGCGACGCGGCTCCTGAACATCGAACTGAGCGCGCTGGAGGCCGAAGGGCGCGGCGAAATCGTCTCGAGTCCACGCGTAGTGACGGCAGACCGGATGAAAGCGGTCGTCGAGCAGGGCACCGAGTTGCCCTATCAGGCGAAAGTGGGGCAGGGCGTGTCGGGCGTGCAGTTTCGCCGCGCCACGCTCAAACTGGAGGTCGAGCCGCAAATCATGCCGGACGGCAGGGTGGTGCTGGACCTCGATGTAGCCAAAGACAGCGTCGGCGAGCAGACCGACGCCGGACCCGCGATCAACACCAAACACGTACAAACGCGCGTCGAAGTCGAAGATGGTGGTACGGTGTCGATCGGCGGAATTTACGCGACCGACGACCGGGACGATGTGACGCGGGTGCCGGTCCTGGGCAAAATACCCGTTTTAGGGGCGCTTTTTCGCCATCGGGCTCATCGGGACCAGCGCAGTGAACTGGCAATTTTCATCACGCCGCGCGTCGTTCAGACAAATTAG
- a CDS encoding fimbrial assembly protein, with translation MMRGLRRPGLDPAGSNTRASRHGASFAPLWLGGFNLLPYRQRNTRLAHRRRLLEWVAAAVAGLAAVLALVGWQAFERARLDAQRASIDQSLTQLAAPLAEHTRLLREQDEQRKGVARAVSLSEPLTHLRDLLDALSFEPGDGVVLQQLRQREHETELLATSRGHIASAEWLKRLSAIRGVQGAEVNDLHRSTPRTGAVTAGGVSGPIEFGAHLRWGSPPTKTTQQSGTAAQRPMKSEQSRGAK, from the coding sequence ATGATGCGCGGTCTGCGGCGCCCCGGTTTGGACCCGGCGGGTTCGAACACGCGAGCTTCCAGGCATGGCGCCAGCTTCGCACCGCTGTGGCTTGGAGGCTTCAATCTGCTGCCGTATAGACAACGCAATACGCGGCTCGCGCACCGGCGCCGTCTGCTCGAATGGGTTGCCGCGGCGGTTGCCGGTCTTGCGGCTGTGCTCGCGCTGGTTGGGTGGCAGGCATTCGAAAGAGCGCGGCTCGATGCGCAGCGCGCGTCGATCGATCAATCGCTCACGCAACTGGCCGCGCCGCTTGCGGAGCACACCAGATTATTGCGGGAGCAAGACGAGCAGCGTAAAGGCGTGGCGCGCGCGGTGAGCCTGTCCGAGCCGCTTACGCATTTGCGCGATCTGCTGGATGCATTGAGTTTCGAACCGGGTGACGGCGTGGTGCTGCAGCAGTTGCGCCAGCGCGAGCACGAGACGGAACTGCTGGCGACCTCACGCGGGCATATCGCGTCGGCCGAGTGGCTCAAACGCCTGAGCGCAATCCGCGGCGTGCAAGGTGCGGAGGTGAACGACCTGCATCGCTCGACGCCACGCACTGGTGCGGTCACGGCGGGCGGTGTGAGCGGCCCGATCGAATTTGGAGCGCATCTGCGCTGGGGCAGTCCGCCGACGAAAACAACCCAACAGTCCGGCACGGCGGCGCAACGTCCCATGAAATCTGAACAATCACGAGGTGCGAAATGA
- the pilM gene encoding type IV pilus biogenesis protein PilM translates to MTFKNSWLQDVRLGAQRFAAGIDVGSQAVRLIVVSRHSRTRAALHIEYASTVPLGAGAMAGTEIADRLAVARALRDAFAGLPRACAPHALRCAMALPASATLTTTVPLTRLAELAGCTQDGGHELAELEPAVMNEVERIAGLERHALAVDWFVDETHLPVRSVTIAATARQHLEARIECAASAGISLTAIDGEPHAALRAMRYAASHELEPHEPYVALWIGTDGVYGWRIVDDCVVGEMRYPAPEHADLADALRDLVQGPALDCALLSGEVDLLDGVGFSLADIADVLGCAVLPFECAALGGLARQLHDPLLHEPAAAVAFGLALRGVLE, encoded by the coding sequence ATGACGTTCAAAAATTCGTGGCTTCAAGATGTGCGGCTCGGGGCGCAGCGGTTTGCTGCGGGAATCGATGTAGGTTCACAGGCGGTGCGTCTGATCGTGGTGAGCCGGCATTCGCGCACACGTGCCGCGCTGCATATCGAATATGCGAGCACCGTGCCGCTCGGTGCGGGCGCGATGGCCGGTACTGAGATCGCCGACCGCCTTGCGGTGGCGCGTGCGTTGCGTGATGCATTCGCGGGTCTGCCGCGCGCATGTGCGCCGCACGCCTTGCGCTGCGCGATGGCGTTGCCCGCCTCTGCCACATTGACCACCACTGTGCCGCTCACACGGCTCGCCGAACTCGCCGGTTGCACGCAGGACGGCGGGCATGAACTGGCCGAACTCGAGCCGGCGGTGATGAACGAAGTCGAGCGTATCGCCGGCCTCGAGCGGCATGCGCTGGCCGTCGACTGGTTCGTCGACGAAACACATTTGCCGGTTCGTTCCGTGACGATTGCCGCAACCGCCCGCCAGCATCTCGAAGCGCGTATCGAATGCGCGGCGAGCGCCGGCATCTCGCTCACCGCGATTGACGGCGAGCCGCATGCAGCCTTGCGTGCAATGCGCTATGCGGCGAGCCACGAACTCGAGCCGCACGAGCCCTATGTCGCGCTCTGGATCGGTACAGACGGTGTGTACGGCTGGCGCATCGTCGACGACTGCGTGGTGGGTGAAATGCGTTACCCCGCGCCTGAGCACGCGGATCTCGCTGACGCGTTGCGCGATCTCGTTCAAGGTCCCGCACTCGACTGCGCGCTGTTGAGCGGCGAGGTCGATCTGCTCGACGGCGTGGGTTTCTCGCTTGCGGATATTGCCGACGTGCTGGGCTGCGCTGTGCTGCCGTTCGAATGCGCGGCGCTTGGCGGCCTCGCACGTCAACTGCACGATCCGTTGTTGCACGAGCCTGCCGCGGCCGTCGCATTCGGGCTCGCGTTGCGCGGGGTGCTCGAATGA
- a CDS encoding penicillin-binding protein 1A, whose amino-acid sequence MQSTSPTSPPPAPQKRKRPLWLKLIMGFVGLIVAGILCVLLVLGYALVVATPNLPSLDALTDYRPKVPLRIYTADHVLIGEFGEERRDIVHIQDVPDSLKKAVLAIEDARFYDHGGVDLTGIARAGFVALTNGHATQGASTITMQVARNFFLSSEKTYTRKIYEMLLAYKIESKLTKDQILEVYMNQIYLGQRAYGFASAARVYFGKDLKDLTLAESAMLAGLPKAPSAYNPVVNPKRAKIRQEYILQRMYELHYITQEQYDEASKQPLVVKGAGKEFSVHAEYVAEMVRQMMYAQYREEAYTRGLNVVTTIDSADQDVAYRALRKGLMDYERRHGYRGPEAFIDLPSDADDREQAIDDALLEHPDNGEIIAAVVTSASPKQVQATFIDGNVATIQGDGLRFAQFALGPRAQPNQRVRPGAIVRLVKDDDGNWSITQLPQVEGAFVSVVPQDGAIRALVGGFDFNKNKFNHVTQAWRQPGSSFKPFIYSASLEKGLGPATVINDAPLFFSAAETGGQAWEPKNYGGGFDGPMTMRTALQKSKNLVSIRILNQIGTKYAQQYITRFGFDADRHPAYLPMALGAGLVTPLQMAGAFSVFANGGYRVNPYLIAEVTDQRGIVVAHAQPLVAEQSAPHAIEPRNAYVMNSLLQSVAQRGTGAKTNVLKRTDLGGKTGTTNDSRDAWFAGYQHTLTAIAWIGYDNPRSLGDRETGGGLALPVWIDYMSRALKGVPEYKMPMPDGVTELGSELYFDDFTPGHGFVATVGISQAALDADASGASAAAPEQVGEQEKQDIMNLFRGH is encoded by the coding sequence ATGCAATCCACGTCTCCTACGTCCCCGCCGCCCGCGCCGCAGAAGCGCAAACGCCCCTTGTGGCTCAAGCTCATCATGGGCTTTGTGGGCTTGATCGTCGCAGGCATCCTGTGCGTGCTGCTGGTGCTGGGTTATGCGCTGGTGGTGGCAACGCCGAACCTGCCGTCGCTCGACGCGCTGACCGACTATCGGCCGAAGGTGCCCTTGCGCATCTATACGGCCGATCATGTGCTGATCGGCGAATTCGGCGAAGAACGGCGCGACATCGTCCACATCCAGGACGTGCCCGACAGTCTGAAGAAAGCCGTGCTGGCAATCGAAGACGCGCGCTTCTACGATCACGGCGGCGTCGACCTCACAGGCATCGCTCGCGCCGGTTTCGTCGCGCTGACCAATGGTCATGCCACACAAGGCGCCAGCACGATCACCATGCAGGTGGCGCGCAACTTCTTCCTTTCGAGTGAGAAGACCTACACGCGCAAGATCTACGAAATGCTGCTCGCCTATAAGATCGAATCGAAGCTGACGAAAGATCAGATTCTTGAGGTGTACATGAATCAGATCTATCTCGGTCAGCGCGCCTATGGCTTCGCGAGCGCGGCGCGAGTGTACTTCGGCAAGGATCTGAAGGACCTGACACTGGCGGAATCCGCCATGCTGGCGGGGCTGCCGAAGGCGCCGTCGGCGTATAACCCGGTGGTTAATCCGAAGCGCGCGAAGATCCGCCAGGAGTACATCCTGCAGCGCATGTACGAATTGCACTACATCACCCAGGAACAGTACGACGAGGCCAGCAAGCAGCCGCTAGTCGTCAAGGGGGCGGGCAAGGAGTTCAGCGTGCACGCGGAGTACGTCGCGGAAATGGTGCGGCAGATGATGTACGCGCAATATCGCGAGGAAGCGTACACACGCGGGCTGAATGTCGTGACCACCATCGACTCGGCCGATCAGGACGTGGCTTACCGGGCGCTGCGCAAGGGTCTCATGGACTACGAGCGGCGTCACGGCTATCGCGGCCCGGAAGCATTCATCGATCTGCCGTCCGATGCGGATGACCGCGAACAAGCTATCGACGACGCACTGCTCGAGCATCCCGACAACGGCGAAATCATTGCCGCGGTGGTGACCTCGGCGAGCCCGAAGCAGGTGCAGGCCACTTTCATCGACGGCAACGTCGCGACCATTCAGGGCGATGGCCTGCGCTTCGCGCAGTTCGCGCTCGGCCCGCGTGCGCAGCCGAATCAGCGCGTGCGGCCCGGCGCAATCGTTCGCCTAGTGAAGGACGACGACGGCAACTGGTCGATTACCCAGTTGCCGCAAGTGGAAGGCGCGTTCGTATCGGTGGTGCCGCAAGATGGCGCGATTCGCGCGCTGGTCGGGGGCTTCGACTTCAACAAGAACAAGTTCAACCACGTCACTCAGGCGTGGCGTCAGCCGGGTTCGAGTTTCAAGCCTTTCATCTACTCGGCCTCGCTCGAAAAGGGACTCGGACCGGCCACGGTGATCAATGACGCGCCGCTCTTTTTCAGCGCCGCGGAAACGGGTGGCCAGGCGTGGGAACCGAAGAACTATGGCGGCGGCTTCGACGGTCCGATGACCATGCGCACCGCGCTGCAGAAGTCGAAGAACCTCGTGTCGATTCGTATCCTGAACCAGATCGGCACGAAGTACGCGCAGCAATACATCACGCGTTTCGGCTTCGATGCGGACCGTCACCCGGCCTATCTGCCAATGGCGCTCGGCGCGGGTCTCGTTACGCCCTTGCAGATGGCCGGCGCGTTCTCGGTATTTGCGAACGGCGGCTATCGCGTCAACCCCTATCTGATCGCTGAAGTCACCGATCAGCGCGGTATCGTCGTGGCGCACGCGCAACCGTTGGTTGCCGAGCAGAGTGCGCCGCACGCGATCGAGCCGCGCAATGCGTACGTAATGAACAGCCTGCTGCAAAGCGTCGCGCAACGTGGCACGGGCGCGAAAACCAATGTGCTCAAGCGTACCGATCTCGGCGGCAAGACCGGCACGACCAACGATTCGCGCGATGCATGGTTCGCCGGCTATCAGCACACGCTTACCGCCATCGCCTGGATCGGCTACGACAACCCGCGCAGCCTCGGCGACCGGGAAACCGGTGGCGGCCTCGCGTTGCCGGTGTGGATCGACTACATGTCGCGCGCGCTCAAAGGCGTGCCGGAATACAAGATGCCGATGCCCGACGGCGTGACGGAATTGGGTTCGGAACTGTATTTCGACGACTTCACGCCGGGCCACGGCTTCGTCGCCACCGTCGGCATCAGTCAGGCGGCACTGGATGCCGACGCGAGCGGCGCGTCAGCGGCGGCGCCTGAACAGGTCGGCGAGCAGGAAAAGCAGGACATCATGAATCTGTTCCGCGGCCACTAA
- the cyaY gene encoding iron donor protein CyaY translates to MSDSDYLTRAEAALAAIERALDDTEADIELERSGNVLTLEFENRSKIIVNLQPPMSEIWIAAKAGGFHFRFVDGEWRDTRSGTEFFAALSEYATQQAGEPVHFEA, encoded by the coding sequence ATGTCCGATAGTGATTACCTGACCCGCGCGGAAGCCGCGCTAGCCGCCATCGAACGCGCGCTCGACGACACGGAAGCCGACATCGAACTCGAGCGCAGCGGCAATGTCCTGACCCTCGAATTCGAGAACCGCTCGAAGATCATCGTCAATCTGCAGCCGCCGATGAGCGAGATCTGGATTGCCGCAAAGGCGGGTGGATTCCACTTCCGTTTCGTCGACGGCGAGTGGCGCGATACGCGCAGCGGCACGGAGTTTTTCGCCGCGCTGTCGGAGTACGCGACGCAGCAGGCCGGCGAGCCGGTTCACTTCGAAGCGTAA
- the lptM gene encoding LPS translocon maturation chaperone LptM — protein sequence MRVVSRMRAAAPGRAIVAGLAILAGCALAGCGQRGSLYLPTVPPLPAKPIDRTQPPPAATSGEVKPGAQSASPTGEIPDTSGAPLSLSPDTELAAPPASGASAATPAQPASAATPVQ from the coding sequence ATGCGAGTCGTATCTCGGATGCGCGCGGCGGCGCCCGGCCGCGCGATTGTAGCGGGTTTAGCCATTCTCGCAGGTTGTGCACTTGCCGGCTGCGGACAACGCGGTTCGCTCTATTTGCCCACCGTGCCGCCGCTACCGGCCAAGCCGATCGATCGCACGCAACCGCCGCCGGCAGCAACATCGGGTGAAGTGAAACCGGGTGCGCAAAGCGCCTCCCCGACGGGTGAGATACCGGATACCTCCGGTGCGCCGCTCTCGTTGTCGCCGGATACCGAACTTGCCGCGCCGCCCGCGTCTGGCGCCTCCGCTGCTACGCCTGCGCAACCTGCCTCTGCCGCCACTCCCGTTCAATAA
- the lysA gene encoding diaminopimelate decarboxylase, with protein sequence MTRSAFDYVDGVLHAEGVSAVSLAEQFGTPLYVYSRAALTEAWNAYAGACAGRRATVHVAVKANSNLAVLNVFARLGAGFDIVSAGELARVLAAGGKAENTVFSGVGKHADEMRQALAAGVKCFNVESIPELDRLNAVAAEMGKKAPVSLRVNPDVDAKTHPYISTGLKSNKFGVAFEDARATYRAAAAMTHLEVVGVDCHIGSQITEVAPYLDAVDKVLELVEQIEQDGVKIRHIDVGGGLGITYDDETPPEIGEFVRTVLDRIEARGHGHREVYFEPGRSLVGNAGVLLTRVEFLKPGAEKNFAIVDAAMTDLARPAMYEAYHAIDAVVKRDVPTHVYDVVGPVCESGDWLGRERLLAVEPGDLLAIRSAGAYGFVMSSNYNTRPRAAEVMVDGTQAYVVRAREEVKQLFAGETILPA encoded by the coding sequence ATGACTCGATCCGCATTTGACTACGTCGACGGCGTGCTGCACGCCGAGGGCGTGTCCGCCGTCTCACTCGCCGAGCAGTTCGGCACGCCGCTGTACGTCTATTCGCGCGCCGCCCTCACCGAAGCGTGGAATGCCTATGCAGGCGCTTGCGCCGGTCGCCGCGCGACGGTGCACGTCGCCGTCAAGGCCAATAGCAATCTCGCGGTGCTGAATGTGTTCGCGCGTCTCGGCGCCGGCTTCGACATCGTGTCGGCCGGCGAACTGGCGCGCGTGCTGGCCGCGGGCGGCAAAGCGGAAAACACCGTGTTTTCCGGCGTCGGCAAACATGCGGACGAGATGCGCCAAGCCCTCGCGGCAGGCGTCAAATGCTTCAACGTCGAGTCGATTCCCGAACTCGATCGCCTGAATGCAGTCGCCGCGGAAATGGGCAAAAAAGCACCCGTTTCGTTGCGGGTGAATCCTGACGTCGACGCGAAAACGCATCCGTATATTTCCACCGGCCTGAAGTCGAACAAGTTCGGCGTCGCGTTCGAAGACGCACGCGCTACGTATCGAGCCGCTGCCGCGATGACGCATCTCGAGGTGGTCGGCGTCGACTGCCATATCGGCTCGCAGATCACTGAAGTCGCGCCCTATCTGGATGCGGTCGACAAGGTCCTCGAACTGGTCGAACAGATCGAGCAGGACGGCGTGAAGATTCGCCACATCGACGTAGGTGGCGGGCTCGGTATCACATACGACGACGAAACCCCACCGGAGATCGGTGAGTTCGTGCGCACCGTGCTGGATCGCATCGAAGCGCGCGGCCACGGGCATCGCGAGGTGTATTTCGAGCCGGGCCGTTCGCTGGTCGGCAATGCAGGTGTGCTGCTGACACGCGTCGAGTTTCTGAAGCCAGGCGCGGAAAAGAACTTCGCCATCGTCGACGCGGCGATGACCGATCTTGCCCGCCCTGCGATGTACGAGGCCTATCATGCGATCGATGCCGTCGTTAAGCGCGACGTGCCTACGCATGTGTACGACGTGGTCGGCCCGGTTTGCGAAAGCGGCGACTGGCTGGGCCGCGAGCGTCTGCTCGCAGTCGAACCGGGCGATCTGCTGGCGATTCGCTCGGCTGGCGCATATGGCTTCGTGATGAGCTCGAACTACAACACCCGTCCGCGTGCGGCCGAGGTGATGGTTGATGGTACACAGGCGTATGTCGTTCGTGCTCGCGAAGAGGTCAAGCAACTGTTTGCGGGCGAAACGATTCTGCCGGCGTAA